One genomic region from Fulvitalea axinellae encodes:
- the hutH gene encoding histidine ammonia-lyase, whose translation MKTFNYGTDRLTVKVALDIAEGRVRGALDAGTRRRIEASARHVQDIVEGERVVYGINTGFGPLCTTHISKEETTRLQRNLLMSHAVGVGDPIAPKLAKLMLITKAHALAKGYSGVRLRTVERIIFFIESDIIPVVPEQGSVGASGDLAPLSHAFLPLLGLGDVFYKGKRENTAHVLGKVGIAPLDLGPKEGLGLINGTQFMLSHGIMITQKLHNCLEQADINGALMVEALKGSVMPFSEEIHRIRPHKGCLHVAHRMTEMLKGSEIVASHHDCDRVQDPYSLRCIPQVHGASRNAWNHLNELIETELNSVTDNPIVFDADHTVSGGNFHGQPIAMVMDYAALAAAELGNIADRRIYLSMEGKSGIPKLLMESAGLDSGFMILQYTTAALVTENKTLCYPASADSVPTSMGQEDHVSMGSISGRKALKVIQNLERIQAIELLAATQGLEFRRPLKTTDVLEACVDHVRKSVDKSEKDKIYTQDIEQCRQIVANGELVNIVDQYITTP comes from the coding sequence ATGAAAACGTTTAACTACGGAACCGACCGCCTGACCGTCAAGGTTGCGCTGGACATCGCCGAAGGGCGTGTCCGGGGCGCCTTGGACGCCGGCACCCGGCGCAGGATCGAGGCTTCGGCCCGACACGTCCAAGACATCGTCGAGGGCGAAAGGGTCGTATACGGCATCAACACGGGCTTTGGCCCCTTATGTACCACGCATATTTCCAAGGAGGAAACCACCCGCCTCCAGCGTAACCTTTTGATGAGCCACGCCGTGGGCGTAGGTGATCCCATAGCTCCCAAGCTGGCCAAGCTTATGCTGATCACCAAGGCGCACGCCTTGGCCAAGGGCTACTCGGGCGTACGCCTGCGCACGGTGGAACGCATAATTTTCTTTATCGAATCCGATATAATACCGGTAGTGCCCGAACAAGGCTCCGTCGGCGCCTCCGGCGATTTGGCTCCGCTTTCCCACGCTTTCTTGCCTTTATTGGGACTTGGCGATGTGTTTTACAAAGGAAAAAGAGAAAACACGGCGCATGTACTGGGGAAAGTCGGTATCGCCCCGCTGGACTTAGGTCCCAAAGAAGGCCTCGGTCTGATCAACGGCACGCAGTTTATGCTTTCGCACGGTATAATGATCACCCAAAAGCTCCACAACTGCCTTGAGCAAGCCGACATCAACGGCGCTCTGATGGTAGAGGCGCTTAAAGGTTCGGTCATGCCGTTCTCCGAAGAAATCCACCGCATTCGTCCGCACAAAGGTTGTCTGCATGTAGCCCACCGCATGACGGAGATGCTCAAAGGGTCGGAAATAGTGGCTTCCCACCACGACTGCGACCGCGTGCAGGACCCCTACTCCCTGCGCTGTATTCCGCAGGTACACGGCGCCTCGCGCAACGCTTGGAACCACCTCAACGAGCTGATAGAAACGGAACTTAACTCCGTAACGGACAACCCGATAGTGTTCGACGCCGACCATACCGTAAGCGGTGGTAATTTCCACGGACAACCCATAGCCATGGTAATGGATTACGCCGCCTTGGCCGCCGCCGAGCTCGGCAATATCGCCGACCGCCGCATCTACCTTTCCATGGAAGGGAAATCGGGCATTCCGAAACTGTTGATGGAAAGCGCAGGTCTGGATTCGGGCTTTATGATCCTGCAATACACCACCGCGGCGTTGGTAACGGAAAACAAAACCCTCTGCTACCCCGCCAGCGCCGACAGCGTACCTACCTCCATGGGGCAGGAAGACCACGTAAGCATGGGATCGATCAGCGGTAGAAAAGCCCTGAAAGTAATCCAAAACCTGGAACGCATACAGGCCATCGAGCTATTGGCCGCCACCCAAGGCCTGGAATTCCGTCGTCCGCTCAAGACCACCGATGTACTGGAAGCTTGCGTGGACCACGTCCGCAAGAGCGTAGACAAATCCGAGAAAGACAAAATCTACACCCAAGATATCGAACAGTGTCGCCAAATAGTCGCCAACGGCGAATTGGTAAACATTGTGGATCAATATATTACAACTCCATAG
- the hutU gene encoding urocanate hydratase, which yields MNNEFEKKYKAFMAEYAAHPHYKAPHGDKLNTLSWQTEAPLRMFLNNLDAEVAENPDDLVVYGGTGQAARNRESVEKIIECLMKLDDNHSLMVQSGKPVGIIPTHPEAPRVLIANSNLVPKWANWEHFEELKKKGLMMYGQMTAGSWIYIGTQGILQGTYETFAACARRHFGGSLSKKLVVSGGLGGMGGAQPLAATLNGAAYLGVDVDPERVKKRIETRYLDKMTHSYEEAKQWVLEAKEKGEALSVGLVADIGDSLELLLKDGIIPDVLTDQTSAHDPVFGYVPDTLRGDEVEKVRNEDPERYKELSLKSMARHVGFMLEMQKQGAVTFDYGNNLREFAKQGGEPNAFDFNGFVPEYIRPLFCEGMGPFRWAALSGDPEDIYATDQALRELFPDNKHLIHWLDEAREKVAFQGLPSRICWLGLGDRKKAGLKFNEMVREGKLKAPIVIGRDHLDCGSVASPNRETEGMKDGSDVVSDWALLNLMANATGGATWISFHHGGGVGMGYSQHAGMVVLADGTERADKCIGRVLHSDPAMGVFRHADAGYDKAMEVRKDFGLEI from the coding sequence ATGAATAACGAATTTGAAAAAAAATATAAGGCCTTTATGGCCGAATACGCCGCGCACCCTCACTATAAGGCCCCGCACGGCGACAAACTCAACACCCTCTCTTGGCAGACCGAAGCCCCGTTGAGAATGTTCCTCAACAACCTCGACGCCGAAGTGGCCGAAAACCCCGACGACCTGGTGGTATACGGAGGTACCGGACAAGCCGCCCGCAATAGGGAATCGGTGGAAAAGATCATCGAGTGCCTGATGAAACTCGACGACAACCACAGCTTGATGGTACAGTCGGGCAAACCGGTGGGTATTATCCCAACCCACCCCGAAGCGCCCCGCGTGCTGATCGCCAACAGTAACTTGGTGCCAAAGTGGGCCAATTGGGAACACTTTGAGGAACTGAAGAAAAAAGGCCTGATGATGTACGGCCAGATGACGGCCGGAAGCTGGATCTATATCGGCACCCAAGGCATCTTGCAAGGTACTTACGAGACCTTCGCCGCCTGCGCCCGCAGACATTTCGGCGGTAGCCTCAGCAAAAAGCTTGTAGTCAGCGGCGGACTCGGCGGTATGGGCGGAGCCCAGCCATTGGCCGCTACCCTAAACGGCGCGGCATATTTGGGCGTAGACGTGGACCCGGAACGCGTAAAGAAGCGTATCGAAACCCGCTACCTTGACAAGATGACACACTCGTACGAAGAGGCGAAGCAGTGGGTGTTGGAGGCCAAAGAAAAAGGCGAAGCCCTGTCGGTAGGTTTGGTGGCCGATATCGGCGATTCGCTGGAGCTGTTGCTTAAGGACGGTATTATCCCGGACGTGCTCACCGACCAGACTTCCGCCCACGATCCCGTATTCGGCTATGTGCCCGATACCCTCAGGGGCGACGAAGTTGAAAAAGTCCGCAACGAAGATCCGGAACGCTACAAAGAGCTTTCGCTCAAAAGTATGGCTCGCCACGTAGGCTTTATGTTGGAAATGCAAAAGCAAGGCGCTGTCACTTTCGACTACGGCAACAACCTCCGCGAATTCGCCAAACAGGGCGGAGAACCTAACGCGTTCGATTTCAACGGATTCGTTCCCGAATATATCCGGCCGCTTTTCTGCGAAGGCATGGGGCCGTTCCGCTGGGCGGCACTTTCCGGCGATCCGGAAGACATCTACGCCACGGACCAGGCCCTCAGGGAACTGTTCCCCGACAACAAGCACCTGATCCACTGGCTCGACGAGGCCAGAGAGAAAGTCGCTTTCCAAGGCCTGCCGTCACGCATCTGCTGGCTCGGCTTGGGCGACCGTAAAAAAGCGGGCCTTAAGTTTAACGAGATGGTACGAGAAGGCAAACTAAAAGCTCCGATCGTAATCGGACGCGACCACTTGGACTGCGGTTCCGTAGCCTCGCCAAACCGCGAAACCGAAGGCATGAAAGACGGTTCGGACGTCGTATCGGACTGGGCTTTGCTCAACCTGATGGCCAACGCCACGGGTGGCGCCACGTGGATCTCGTTCCACCACGGAGGTGGCGTAGGAATGGGCTATTCGCAACACGCCGGCATGGTAGTTTTGGCCGACGGTACCGAACGCGCCGACAAGTGCATAGGCCGTGTCCTGCACTCGGACCCGGCCATGGGCGTCTTCCGCCACGCCGACGCCGGATATGACAAGGCTATGGAAGTTCGTAAGGATTTTGGGTTAGAGATCTAA